The window TCCTTCCAAAGGGGGAAGGCTTCTTGCATATTGGGTTGTCTCCCGGGTCCTTCTTTGAGACTCAGAATCCAGGTAGCAGGCTAATTTTCCAAGGAAAAGCAAACAGAGATAAAACCAGATCCACTTCTCAGGGGCTTCAAGCTGCCGGGAGGGTCTTGGGATAAAGCAGGCTTTCGGGGAGACTAAAGGAGAGAGCAGAAGGTAGTAcagaaggaagggggaaagatgAATGAGCAtcacagagaagggagagtgCTATTTAGCAGATCGATGAAGAGAGACCCTGAGTGAGAGGAAAGGTGTCCAAGGAGGATTTCAGAAAGCTTTCTGCAGACTAAAACTCTTGCACTGCCCATTTAGGAAAATCTATAGTAAAGATGTGTATTACTTTCCAAGGCTTTTGGAATATTCCTTTTACGTGGAAAGAATAGATGGAGCCTAAGCAGAAAGCTGCAAATAATGTTGCGGATGAGGCTCGTAGTTAAGGAGAAACCTCAAAATAGCCAAGACAGCCTATAACAATTCTTGCTTCCCCACAGCCTATAGCAGAGTCTTCCATATGGCAGCCAATACATTGTGGTGATTAGGGATCATATTCATCTCAACTCGGTGCTGAAACTTAACCAGTCAACCTGGAAATTTCCTACCTTTCCTGGAGAAGAGCTTTCTGAAGAGTGTATGTCAACTTGCCTGCCTTAGCAAGAACATGCAGAAAGATAACTGAATCTTTCTTTGCTGGTTTCATAATGCACtgcaaaaagcaaaatatttctcCCTAGGTATGAGAGATATAAAACTGGACCGAAAACCTTGCCAAGGGTGCTCCAGGATCTGAGCCCCTTCTGCAGAGCTCAGAGAGGCGACAAAGGGCACGTGAGCAAACCCTGAGTACCAAAGCCACCAGTGGGAAGGATAAACGCAAGCAGTGAGTCTCAACCCACCCAGCACATGATCCCCACAGAATATTCCTGTCCCATTCCAGAAGCTGATCCCCTCTAGCAATATACCCATCAGCATCACCAAAGGAAGATTGCAAGTATGAGGCCACTCTGACCCCTCCAACCAAGACCACCATTGGGCATTATAGCTTTGGCTAGGTAAGCTCAAGACAAAGCAATGGGACTTGTTTCTGAAGAAACTTCTGGGCCAGATGACCCAAGAAATAAGGAACGAACTGTGAGTGCTTTTCTACTCAATAATGAAACAACTACTAGAAAATGGACAATCCGTGTTTCCCTTGGATGAAGCAGGAGGATGGGATTTTTGGAAGTGTCTGTATATAAAGGCTGAGAGATAGTGATGGCAGGGACCCCACTAGTAAGTACAGATCACAGATTGTGACCTATCAAGCCTCTACGCCTAAAGTAATGAGGAATAGACGTTAGAGATGGATGTCGGACAAAAGCTCTGAGAGGAAGCAACAAAAAGATAATGCAATTAGAAGAACAGCAGCATTAGCTGCAGTGTAGAAACAGGGGAATCTGAAGGCGAAAGTGGTGGCTGTGTccccaggaagagaggaaggaagccGCCAGACTCAACCCTCAGCAATAATCTCAGCCCAGCCTGATCTGGCCTTCAAAGCCAACTCCAGAATACCATGGTCTTCAGGAaacatcacacatacacacacaggcacacgctGGCATGCGCACACAGAGTGGCAATTCCACGCAGAGGAAATAGAGCATGGTATGAGTGTGGCAATTTCCCCCCAACTGTAGGTTATTAATGATCTAATTAACTCCCCTAGAGTCTCCCAAATGGTTTTATACGTTTCCCAAGAATGCCAAGGACATTCATGGGACTGTGGGATGTGGTGAGGTTTGCCCAGAACGGAGCAGTTTCCTGAGATATGAGACTTTCAGTCCTGTTCAAACCAGAACGCTGACCACCCCGGGTGTGACATGCAGAGGACTTCCCCCAGGGCTCAGCACACATGATTTTAAGAGACTTCTTTTAagtttggttcagggcatgaccaGCAGAGCCCAAATACTGCCCAGCTCTCTTCAGGAATGAGTGCCCTGCCTGGCCCACTCCCACCAGCTCTCTTCGAGGCCTTCTGGCTCCCAGCAGCTGTGTCCCAGCCTTCTCCACCGGGCTCGTCTGAAAGGTCAGGGCAGCCAGCATCATCCTCTCCATCACCACACTGCATTTTTGGTCTATGGCAAAAATATCCTAAGGATGGTTTTTCTGAAGTCCTTCCTCCCTGGGATTCCACACCACATCCTTCTCTCCTGCGAAAGGACAGCTCATCTCCAAGTACCTTTTGAGTTCTTTCTCCTGAGTGAAGGTAAACAGCTTACCTCACTTCCTAGGACCTTCCCTCCTTCATGAATCCCACTCTTACTTTTACCATGTCTACAAAGCATCACGTCTGAGTTCCCCTCCTTGCACACTCTCCCACACCCAGTCAGCACCCAGCAGGGTGTGATTATCATAAAATGGAACCCACAGGTCAATAAATACCCAAAGTTACATGGCAAGATTAAAGTTTAAATGTCATGAAAGTTCATCTACAGATTACAGGAGGGCAAACTGCAGAGACTGTGTTGTCATAGCCAATGCCTCTTCTGGTATTCAATAACAGTGAAGTCCACACTCTACTTGGCACAATGTCCCTAAACCTGGCCCTGACTTCACAGACTCTAGAGTTGCCAAAGAGTGAAGCGATAGGTTAATGCCCTCGATTCCCCCACCTCTTATCCCCTTCCAAATAGAACAAGGCCTTCCCTCTGAAGTGAAAGCACTTGCCCACCCCATTGAAACCTTTAACACAGGTCCTAACTTTTGCTGAGAATTTAGTATTTTGAGTTCCAGGCTTTTATTAGATTTTCTCTTCccaaatgtcttttgtttttcaaaatcctTGGTAAGCACTTAGCATGTTGGAAAACTATTGCTTTATTACTACACATTTAGAGCCACCAGCAAAGACTGCAAGCTTCCCTGCTCACCAGTCTTTCTTCTCCTCACCATCGTCAAGTCAAGATGATATCCATCTCCAAATCCCCGCATGTCCACCAAGCTGGTCTCTCACCCTGAGCAGGGAAGGACATCTTGGAGTTCCCgagtttcattcctttgctctCAATGTTATTCTATCTTTTGTCTGTCAGGCATCCCGGACACGCCCCACACCAGGTGTGCTTTCCATATGGACTCTCCTTATTAACTAACTATTGTATCTCTATTCTTGAAGTTCAGGATTTTGACCAAGAGCATTGGGACCAGGCTGGTCTCCACTAGAGGAATGGAAGTATAgaagagcatttatttatttttttaataaatttattttttattggtgttcaatttgccaacatataaaataacacccagtgctcatcccatcaagtgcccccgtcagtgcccgtcacccagtcacccccacccccgcccacctccccttccatcacctctggttcatttcccagagttaggagtctctcatacaTTTAAAAAGGGGGACAAAAGAAGATAATCAACAACTAGCCAAAACAGCAAAAattaggaaaagggaaaatggccaagtaaaataaaaataaactggaaaagtTAGAATCAAATCTCTGAATTGTTAAATTAATTGCAAACAGGCAAAATTCTCCCAAGGTTAAAAATATCAACTCCatgttgtttaaaaagaaaaataaaaagaagcttgAAGACAAAGGGGTACCAAAGAGGCACTAGGGAAATGTAAACAAGATAGTGCAGGAATGgtaatgttaatattaaaaaaagtggaatttcaaattaaaaatattaagtagggCAAAGAGGGTTATTGTCCAGTAAGGTTTATAAAGACATTCCCACTCCCAGGCTTGCTTGCACCAAGTAAGGCAGCAACCAATACATAGTCATGACAACTCACCACTTAGACAaattccggggggggggggatatattaataaatcatgccaaaactataaaattgagGAAGACCATTGATAAAGTTCTGTAGTCCCTCCCAGTAAGTaaactaaaataaagaagaaaatcatggaaataaatgaagactacTTGCCAAAAAACAATGGCAAACATAATacaaaatgatgaaatgaaaatcaatcttttttttaaagattttatttatttattcatgagagacacagagagagaggcagagacacaggcagagggagaagctggctcctcgcagggagcgcAACacggacccaggatcacaccctgagctgaaggtagatgctcaactgctgagctacccaggtgtcccaaaaatcaATCTTCATTAcaatcaggagcaagacaagaaTCCTTGTGACTGCCAAAATTATTCAATTGTTTTTAGAGATTCCAGTGACTTCAATAAGACCAATACCTGGCATGGAGTTTAGAACAGAAgaaaccatattttctttattgatgaAAGTCTACATGctaatttggtttttttaaaaggatgaaatcaATATTTTGATTAGGCCGAATTTTGAATTGGGACTGAATAGGGAGAAGATAACCAGCTACGAACAGAAATGGAAATCTATCACATTCACAttagtaacaaaaagaaaaaagtgtaaaatacttaagaaaaaccaaacaagaaaggaacagaacaaatatgaagaaaactacaaaggACTTAACCTCTGATAAGGTAATATTTGAAGTAACAACAAAAAGAGCAAGACCCGGTACACAAACTTCAGTGTTCTTCCCAGGGAACTAGATCATGTGGCTAACAGAATGCCCTGTGGCACATAAATGCCATGCAACATggaacagttaaaaaaatagatataatatttAGAACCAAAACCATATCCATGACATATTGATAGGTGAGCAATGGGGATacattattacctttttttttgtaaagcaaaCAGCAAAAACTTCTATACAATTACATGTTGTAAAAGTATAAGGTGATTGTAATTGTAAAAGGTGATTACCGCCTATCTGGTGACCAGCCCTCAGTTCATACCCTTTTGTGGTTTTTGTTCattcctttaacaaatatttggtaAGTACCGATTATATGCCCAAGACGCTGATGTTTACGAGGCACCAATCACGTGCAGACCCATCGCCGGGCCTTAAGGGTGAAGCAACAGGCAGCAGTGGTCCCTGCCCCCACATCTATGAAAGAGACGGTCAATAAACAATGATCTAAATGAGATGATCACAGTACTTGATGTGCTAGGAAGGAAAGAGCACAGGATCCTATCTTAGAGAGGActccctgaggaagtgacattgCAGCTGATCTGGAAAATAAGAAGATAGCCACCTCACAAATTCAGGCACAGCATCTCAGAAGGATGGAACATCAAGGGTCCTGAACTGGGAAACAGTTTGGAATGTCCCAGGAATAGAAACAAGGCCAGTGTCACCAAGGGTATCGTGCAGATTTATAAGCAAGCCCTCCTATTTCGAATGGAATTTCTATCATGCATGCACATCtccaaagttttaaatttcaaagtaaatatgGAACACAATTGTTTTCACTTGGATCCTATAATAATGACGCCAAAAAGTATTTCTCTTTAATTCCGCTCTAACTGGGACATGCTGACTAGCTCTCTTTCCTTTGATCTATGATGTGACCACTGGTTTGGTAATATTTCACCTTCTCCTACATTGgaaagatgattatttttttttttggaaagatgatTATTACTGGTATTCTATAACGTGAGGTTCTCTCATTTGGCTTTCTAAAAAATCAACACCATCTCCTTTCTTAACCTGATCACTCCATCAGACATATACTTCTCCAACAAGCCATGGATTATCAGAATCTTATTGGTGGGAGATCTGCTGGGTCACTATATCTCTCCTCACATTATGGGGGAGGAATCAGAGCCCCACAAAGGGGATCTAGTCATGCGGTAATGGGGTGGAAGCACCCACACAACACTGGATTTCTCACAGGGTGTTTTTCCTGCCCTTCAAAGTTTCTCCTTGCCATGGCAATGTGATTCACATTGGAGTCACTCTGGGAATAAGATTCAGTACTCGCTGAGGATGATGACAATCCCTTAGCAGGAGCCAGACTCAGCACCTGCAAAGTGCCTAGGCTACCAGTGGATCCTCAactgatatttgaaaaataaatgaatgaatgcccaCTGGTATGTCCCCTCCTTGGAGAATCCTTTCCAACTCCCCATCTGACAGAGATCCTCCTGTTATTCTCTATTCCCTCCCTTGCGACTTGGAAGAGGATGTGAATGCTACTTTTTTGCATATCTCAAATTCTGTATGGGAAAAACTTAACTTAAAAGCATTGCAGGGAATGAAACTCAGGACCTTTCTGCCCAATGCCAGAATCTGACTGTCTAACGTTTGCTTATTAGAAGAGAAAAGACAGTAGAAGCCAGCTTCCTATAGCTGCATCTAGCAACTGCATCTTTAACCAGAAACATAAAGGTTACTTTCCCCACCAAGGACCCATAGATGTCGAAGAATTATTTCCTTGACCCTTGTGTGCCTGACCCAATCAAGCGTAAGGTGCATACTACAGATTTGTGTTCTCTGCAAGGATCCCTACAATCATTGTTCTGTGCTTATGGCAATTATCCTTTGTTTCATCTAACTGATTACTATTCACTGGAACACACAGAATAAAATGCCCAAAGTATAATTTCCTAAAGTGTCctatacaaagaaataaaccCAGAAGAGGATGCCAAAGACAGATATAggaacacctaggtggctcagtggttgagcgtctgccttcggttcagggcgtgatcccagaatcctgggattgagtcctacatcgggctccctgtggggagcctgcttctccctctgcctgtgtctgtctctctctctctgtatgtctcatgaataaataaataaaatcttttaaaaaaaaaaggatataaattaCAACCCAGACTCAGGAGATTTGTAATGTAGAAACTAACGAAAGAGGGCATTTGAGACTAGTTCAGCATGTATCGGGGGCAGGTTCATCCATTCAAAGTACTTGCGAGGATATAAGCTTGTAAAGTTCCCCCTCAAATACACACCTTGGATAGTGGGTTTTTGCTGGCACAGTTGATCCCACCAACAAAAACCATGCTGGGCATGATGGGCCTGGAGTAATCCTTGACAAAGTCACCTTTGAGAAGCCAGATGGATGCAGAGCCCATAAGTTCCTGGACTGTCACATCTTTCTGAAGGACTTCCGAGGCAAGTGGTTCATATGGGGAATAAACCACATTGCACAGAAAGCTCTCAGACAAGAAAATGAGCATGTTCTTCACCCGCTGTAGGAAGGTCATGTGATCTGAGTTATGGGACAGAGCCCTGGGCACATAGGATGGTGGGTTGGGGCACTGGGTACCTTGAAAATCTAGGCTGCATGGCAGTGCGTGCAAGAAGAACACAGCGGGGAGGGCCAGGTACAGGGCCACGATGGGACCGCAAGGAAGGAAGGGGTCCGTCAACACAGCATCGAAGCTGCTCTCTGCCAGCGAGGCCATCAGCTCCTTGTTATGCAGTAAATGGGAGCAAGCAGACAAAAGCAGAGCCGAGTCCTCCTTGACCTTCTTGTACGTTTTGATCACACGCTGCAGCAAAGGCACATTCTCAAAAACACCGCGCCCGAGGCTGATAAAAGTGGCTTCCACATCCTCCCTTCGGAATGGCACAGGGTACCTCTTCAGGGTGTAAAATGCTGCTCCTTTGATGTACACAGAGGCCTCGGAAGCTATCACCACTACCTCATGTCCCCTCTGGTGCAACTGCTTGACGACCCCGAGCATGCTCAGCCAGTGGCTGCCATCCACGGGGACCAACAGCAGCTTCCCGCCCTGGGACACGGGGGCGCTCAAGGCGCACAGCAGCAGGCCCAGGACCAGCGGACGTGGCCCCGGAGCCCCTGCTGCCATGGTGCCCTTGTCTTTGCTACCAAGACTCTCTCCTACCAAGAGTTTGCCCTCTCCTACTTCGTGTTGCAAGAACCAATCCATACTCAAAGTTAATGGTTGATCGTGTCACATGACCGTAGTTATTCGCCAGCTGAAGATAAGTAGGAAGTTCACCTTTAGAGCTAGCTAACCAGGGCAGAGCTttactagatttctttttttttttgtcccccaagtatttttatgttttatttatttactctgaaGTTTTTAACTCCAGTTAgtttaacacacagtgtaatattagttgcaggtgtagaGTATGATGATTCACCACTCCCGTACATCACTCGGTGCGCATCCCGACAAGCGTACTAGCTTTCTTGACAGGCAACCACAGTTTAACTGGGGGGAATTCTTTACCAACCACTAAAATCACATTCTTGATGGgccagagaagggaaaacagCTCCAGCACCTTTGAATGCATGAAATGAGTATTTCCATGGAccaagaggggagaaaaaaggctATGTGGTGATAAATTCGACTTCTTTTTCAGGATatgaaatagaaagcagaatatactgtttagaaagagaaaaacatgccGCTGTAAGCCTACTTTTGGCCCATGGCAGCCTTGCAGGATGTTCTTCTCCACTGGTCGCCAAGGACTCTGCCCAACGCTGCATCATTTTGATGCACTCATTCAACAAAATACTTATTTAGATGGCGCCGGGCCTGGGGATGCCAACAAAGACTGCCACAGATGAGCCTCCCGCCTCCCCAGAACTCAAGCGCCATCAGAAGAGACAGACTGACAATGTAAACAGATAAACAGGCATGTCAGAGGCTGTGGAACATGCCAAGAAGGAGATGAATGCTGCTGGCTAGTAAACTGCGGGAAGGGAACCCCACTTGAGCACGCATGCACAGAAGGCCTCTTGCAGGACAGGTGCATTCTCTCAGACAGGCAACAGGGAGAGCAGACACTCTGAGAAATTCTGATGACCCGGTTGAAGCAAAGGGGAAAAGTGAACAAAACATATAAGAACATATATGTCTTGAGTATGTCCTAGGAGCCAAGCATGGTGCTAAGCGCTTTACAACACATCTTACGGAATCCCCTAAAGGCAGATAACGTTATTCCCACATTACAAaggaagacactgaggctcagagagacaaTACGACCTGCCAGAGTTTTGCATTTACTAAGTGACAGAGCGTGATGACCCTGCTCTTGACCACAATTCCCCATGGCCTCTAGCAGTATCCAGCTCTTATGGCCAGGTTTGAAGTTTACAGCCAACTAGGAACCAGAAGTAAAGCAGTGACTCTCACAGTCACTACCCAAACTAAATGGGGAGAGATGGTGGGACTTTGGGACCAAGTAGAATGTGCTCACACAGTAATACCCAGCCCTGGCTGGTGCCCCAAAAGATCAAGTGAAGGGCCAGGGAGCAAGTATGGTAGTCACAAATAGGAATACCCCTCccaaagaaaaggcaaatgtgAGCATAGACAGATGAGAGCACAGATCCCAAGATTTTGATCATGGACATCGCTGGCCACCCATATTTGGGGACCTGTTAGGAAGGTCATGGAGAAACTGCTAACGTTAAGGTTTTAATGTCCTGTGACGCATGTTCACAGGGCCTCCTTCATTCTGGTACTGAGAGTCCCTTTTCCCCATAACACCCCTTCCTCCACAGACCTCCAGTCTTGTATGTGCTTATATATGGATGCACGTACACACGCATGCTCAAACACACATGCACTCTGAAGCTCCCCACCCACATGCACCCCCTCTCCACTCTAAGCATGTTCCATTCTCCTGGACTAAGATTCTGGGTGGGTAGAAAAAGAGGCAGCAATGCTTTGACTCACTGGTATGCCCCTATCTGCAATTCTGAAATTCATAGTCCAGTTTAAACATTAAGGACAATAATTCTTCTGAACTCTCAATGTCATAAGAGTTCATCTGTAAATTACCCAGAGCAAAAGGGCGGTAAACACACACAATCACCACCACgatgattttatgattttcctGTATCACATAGAGCCTCAGGACTTTATGAGGCTTCTGCATACCTGGACGGTTTGGGACGCGACTCTGCCCTTACAAAGCAGGCTTTCAGCACAGATGCCAGTCCATGGTTTTGAAgacagtaagcactcagtaaatgtttttgtATCTATATGACTTCCCTTCTCCTTTGCTGTGGACCCCATATCCAGGCAAGCGAGTGCTTAATCCACTGTCTCTGAAACCCAGCTGCCATAGTCTTGTTTCAGGGCCTCAGACTCCCAGGGCCCCCAACTCCCATCTATCCTTTCTAAGTTCCAGCATCAGCTGCACCCTGCACTATCCCACCCCATCACCATCCCTGAAGCATTGGTCAACAGCTTCCTAGGACCCAGAATAAGATGTAGCCTTGCCCGCAAAATTCTTAGAATGGACTTTCAGCCCACCTGTCTGAGCTCATTCCTCCTCTCCAGTCCTTTCACCTCGACCCATCCTTCCAACTTTCCCTCCACTCATTCTGAATCACTTGACCTTCCCCAAACATGCTCTTCCCACGTTGCTTTATTCACACTACACCCTACTCCCAATCTGCTTCCTATTACTGTTTATTGCGTGATTATAAGGTGCCAGCTCCAGGATTGAACTCCGTCCCTCAAGGTAACATAAAGTTCGCTCTGGTGACATAGAGTGCCTTACTGAATCTACTACCCTTTATGATGAAATATTACAGAGTTCACTGGTTAATCATTTTCCTCCTAGAACTAAATGACCTTTATTGGTATTGCCTTGCCATATACCAAAGCAAAAAATATAGTGTCAGAGAATAAGGAGAAAGTAGAGAGAGGTCAGATGTCCAAACACACCAAAAAGAAAGATCATGGTATAGCAGTTTTAGTGGAAATAATCACTGCACCCAGGTTGACCCACAGCACTAACAACATGGCCATCAAGTCTTGTTCATTTTGATACACTAGACCAGGAGTTCTCAAACTCTGGGCCAGGACACCCTTGGTACACCCAAGAACTTTTTTTAGGGGAATTTTGCAAAGTCAAAACTATTTCCATAATGATATTTGGCTTttcactcacatgctctcttaCAGGTGCAGTGGAGTTTCTCAGTGGCCTCATCACCCATGATAGATTGACTGCAGAAACAAATACAAGAATCCCATTCTCTTGTCTTAAACCACagagatgaggggaaaaaaacgtAATATGATGCCTCTCttcactaatttttttgttttgcaaaagtgatttgggggcacctgggtgcttagTCAACGAAGCACAGGATTCTTGATTCCTGCTGGGATCATGAGGCCAGAGGCCTGAGACCTAGCCCCATGCAGGCTCCACaatcagagaggagtctgcttgggattctttccctctccctcatcgTATACTCTTCTCCGGTCCTTGCTCCcttgcacatgcacactctctaaaataaataaatacatctctttttttttgggaaaaagttATTTTCCCATAAAAATAGGAGTCCTGTTAGCATGTAATGGCTTCATTGCTTTTAAACTGATGGATTTTTCGATTGCTTTCATTTCTAATGGAATAAGAAGTACTGACAGATACAACCtacgctaaaaaaaaaaaaaagaaagaaaagaaagaaagaagaaaggaaagaaaggaagaagaaagaaagaaggaaagaagaaagaaagaagaaagaaaaaaagaagaaagaaagaaagaaaaaaagaaagaaagaaagaaagaaagaaagaaagaaagaaagaaaaagaaagaaagaaagaaagaaagaaagaaagaaagaaagaaagaaagaaagaaaaagaaagaaaaagaaaaagaaagggcagccccggtggctcagcggtttagtgccatcttcagccc is drawn from Vulpes lagopus strain Blue_001 chromosome 8, ASM1834538v1, whole genome shotgun sequence and contains these coding sequences:
- the LOC121496936 gene encoding UDP-glucuronosyltransferase 1A1-like isoform X1, whose protein sequence is MAAGAPGPRPLVLGLLLCALSAPVSQGGKLLLVPVDGSHWLSMLGVVKQLHQRGHEVVVIASEASVYIKGAAFYTLKRYPVPFRREDVEATFISLGRGVFENVPLLQRVIKTYKKVKEDSALLLSACSHLLHNKELMASLAESSFDAVLTDPFLPCGPIVALYLALPAVFFLHALPCSLDFQGTQCPNPPSYVPRALSHNSDHMTFLQRVKNMLIFLSESFLCNVVYSPYEPLASEVLQKDVTVQELMGSASIWLLKGDFVKDYSRPIMPSMVFVGGINCASKNPLSKEFEAYVNASGEHGIVVFSLGSMVSDIPEEKAMEIADALGKIPQTVLWRYTGTPPPNLSKNTILVKWLPQNDLLGHPKARAFITHSGSHGIYEGICNGVPMVMLPLFGDQMDNAKRMETRGAGVTLNVLEMTSEDLANALKAVITDKSYKENIMHLSRLHKDRPIEPLDLAVFWVEFVMRHKGAPHLRPAAHDLTWYQYHSLDVIGFLLAVVLGVVFITYKCCAFGCRKCFGKKGRVKKSHKSKAH